In Microcoleus sp. FACHB-672, one DNA window encodes the following:
- a CDS encoding NAD(P)H-quinone oxidoreductase subunit J, with protein MAEEGTQIVEAGKVSTWLTQNEFAHESLPVDHSGVEIIKVEREFLIPLATALYAYGFNYLQCQGGYDAGPGEDLVSFYHLIKVSDNADRPEEVRVKVFLPREDPRVPSLFWIWKTVDWQEREAYDMYGIIYEGHPNLKRILMPEDWVGWPLRKDYVSPDFFELQDAY; from the coding sequence GTGGCTGAAGAAGGAACGCAAATCGTTGAAGCCGGCAAGGTTTCTACGTGGCTGACACAAAATGAGTTTGCCCATGAATCGCTGCCGGTAGATCATTCGGGTGTGGAGATTATCAAAGTTGAACGGGAGTTTTTAATTCCCCTAGCAACTGCCCTCTACGCTTACGGATTTAATTACCTGCAATGTCAAGGCGGTTATGATGCCGGTCCTGGTGAGGACTTGGTTAGTTTCTATCACTTAATTAAAGTAAGTGATAATGCTGATCGGCCTGAAGAAGTGCGGGTGAAGGTGTTCCTACCACGGGAAGATCCGAGAGTGCCTTCCCTGTTTTGGATCTGGAAGACGGTAGACTGGCAAGAGCGGGAAGCTTACGATATGTATGGCATCATTTATGAAGGACATCCGAATTTAAAACGGATTTTGATGCCGGAAGATTGGGTAGGTTGGCCGCTGCGTAAGGATTATGTCTCTCCAGACTTTTTTGAGTTGCAGGATGCCTATTAA
- a CDS encoding flavin prenyltransferase UbiX → MTQDKKTRPLILGISGASGLIYAVRAIKFLLEADWAIELVASKSTYMVWQAEQNIRMPAEPAQQELFWREQAGDVTGGKLRCHAWQDVGANIASGSFRTLGMIVMPCSMSTVAKLAAGLSSDLLERAADVQLKEGRKLVIVPRETPLSLIHLRNLTALAEAGVRIVPAIPAWYHNPQTIEDLVDFVVARAFDQFEIDCIPISRWEGH, encoded by the coding sequence ATGACACAAGATAAGAAGACACGCCCCCTGATTTTGGGTATTTCAGGGGCATCTGGACTGATTTATGCAGTGCGAGCGATTAAGTTTTTATTAGAAGCAGACTGGGCAATTGAGCTGGTGGCTTCTAAGTCTACTTATATGGTTTGGCAAGCCGAGCAAAATATTCGGATGCCTGCTGAGCCGGCACAACAGGAGCTATTTTGGCGTGAGCAAGCTGGGGATGTGACGGGTGGCAAGCTGAGATGTCATGCTTGGCAAGATGTGGGCGCGAATATTGCCAGCGGCTCGTTTCGGACTTTGGGGATGATCGTGATGCCGTGCAGTATGAGTACCGTGGCGAAGTTGGCTGCCGGTTTGAGTTCGGATCTTTTAGAGCGGGCTGCTGACGTGCAGCTCAAGGAAGGACGTAAACTGGTGATAGTGCCCCGTGAGACGCCTTTGAGTTTGATTCACTTGCGGAATTTGACGGCTTTGGCGGAAGCGGGGGTAAGAATTGTGCCGGCGATTCCTGCTTGGTATCATAACCCGCAAACGATTGAGGATTTGGTTGATTTTGTGGTGGCTCGCGCTTTCGATCAGTTTGAGATTGATTGCATCCCGATTAGCCGGTGGGAGGGACATTAG
- a CDS encoding ribonuclease R family protein: protein MEFSIATLLANFTDDKLVAPKVLEKKLGCQDKTSLRKFQIVLDALEKIGILVKDRGKYRRVVEEGVVEAKLRCSSKGFCFAIQDAEGSEDIYIRECHLSSAWNGDRVLVKIIKEGSRRRSPEGEVRLVLERANPSVLARLKQAKNQTGLAAYKAVPLDDRLLFELEVNSNGMELEEAIDYLVHVEVLRYPLGSYPPVGRVAQILGSDAEDANDLDIVCCKHDLPRSFSETVMKAAKALPKQLRKADLKNRLDLRKLLTLTFKAESPQREQEEPETSEEGLSTGASPVEHAFSLETLEDGQWRLGVHIADVGYHVPPDSPLDREARKRGIAVFLGETAIPMLPEILAENRCSLLPEEERLAISVLITVNAQGEVLEFEIQPSVIQVDYQLSPQQAQEILDRNEDSALSPVLDQMLALSRAVKQQGQQRGAIELNLPATQYGVGQFPFDDEGLLGVIVASPRLSAGAMVTELILLANQIVAGHLQALMVPGIYRVQPKPDFDDVQELIKLADNLGMNLQLENEEDVRPQDYQGFTRQFAGSTAERVLTYLLQETLKPATYSTTPGSHFGLSLDSGYTHCTSPVQRYADLLVQRILHAVFEHGRDRRTTRVKESVNLRHSSAKGQINWNVLPPEVQHELEEQLSTIVGHLGDREKVSQEAEEDLAGLKKAGAMKERTGETFPGLITGVQSYGFFVEIEELLVEGLVHVSSLKDDWYEYRSRQQTLVGRKNRKQYRLGDRVEVQVKSVDYYRQQIDLVAVGGGSEATNGDDEEPERSTYNPYLEVDR, encoded by the coding sequence ATGGAATTTTCAATCGCTACACTACTGGCAAACTTTACGGATGATAAATTGGTCGCGCCTAAAGTCTTGGAGAAGAAACTGGGTTGCCAGGACAAGACAAGTCTGCGTAAATTCCAAATTGTCCTAGACGCTTTAGAGAAAATAGGCATTTTAGTCAAAGATCGCGGCAAGTATCGCCGGGTAGTTGAAGAAGGTGTCGTAGAAGCCAAACTTCGTTGCTCTAGCAAAGGGTTTTGTTTTGCCATTCAAGATGCGGAAGGGTCAGAAGATATTTATATCCGGGAATGCCATCTCAGTTCCGCTTGGAATGGCGATCGAGTGCTGGTCAAAATCATCAAAGAAGGCAGCCGCCGGCGCAGTCCAGAAGGGGAAGTGCGGTTAGTTCTCGAACGAGCAAACCCCAGCGTCTTAGCGCGATTGAAACAAGCCAAGAACCAAACCGGCCTCGCCGCATACAAAGCCGTTCCCTTAGACGACCGGCTATTGTTTGAACTCGAAGTTAACTCAAATGGCATGGAGCTAGAAGAAGCCATTGATTACCTCGTCCATGTCGAAGTTCTGCGCTATCCTCTCGGTTCCTATCCGCCGGTGGGGCGCGTCGCTCAGATTCTCGGGAGCGATGCCGAAGATGCTAACGACCTAGACATTGTTTGCTGCAAGCACGATCTGCCCCGTTCTTTTAGCGAAACTGTGATGAAGGCGGCTAAAGCCTTGCCCAAACAGCTGCGAAAAGCCGACTTGAAAAACCGGCTGGATTTGCGTAAGCTGCTGACTCTCACTTTTAAGGCTGAATCCCCACAACGTGAGCAAGAAGAACCAGAAACTTCAGAAGAAGGCTTAAGCACCGGCGCGTCTCCTGTAGAACACGCCTTCTCCTTGGAAACACTCGAAGATGGGCAGTGGAGGCTGGGCGTTCATATCGCTGATGTGGGTTATCATGTCCCACCAGACTCGCCCCTCGACCGGGAAGCCCGCAAGCGTGGCATCGCCGTGTTTTTGGGAGAAACGGCAATCCCAATGTTGCCCGAAATTTTGGCAGAAAATCGCTGTTCTCTGTTACCCGAAGAAGAACGGCTTGCCATCTCGGTGCTGATCACCGTGAATGCTCAAGGCGAAGTGCTGGAATTTGAAATTCAACCTAGCGTCATTCAAGTTGACTATCAGCTCAGTCCCCAGCAAGCTCAAGAAATTTTGGATCGCAATGAAGACTCGGCGCTCAGTCCAGTCCTCGACCAAATGTTAGCGCTCTCCCGCGCAGTCAAGCAACAGGGGCAGCAACGGGGCGCGATTGAACTAAATCTGCCGGCAACTCAGTACGGTGTAGGTCAATTTCCCTTTGATGATGAAGGGTTGCTAGGGGTAATTGTTGCCTCACCTCGCCTCAGTGCCGGTGCAATGGTGACAGAATTGATACTTCTGGCGAACCAAATCGTAGCCGGCCATTTACAGGCGCTGATGGTGCCGGGAATTTATCGGGTACAGCCAAAGCCCGATTTCGATGATGTTCAAGAGTTAATTAAACTGGCTGACAATCTGGGGATGAACTTGCAGCTGGAAAATGAGGAAGATGTCCGCCCTCAAGATTATCAAGGCTTTACCCGACAGTTTGCCGGCTCCACTGCCGAACGAGTGCTGACTTACCTCCTGCAGGAAACCTTGAAACCGGCTACTTATAGCACCACGCCAGGGTCGCACTTTGGCCTATCCCTAGACAGCGGATACACCCACTGCACTTCGCCGGTGCAGCGTTATGCAGATTTGCTGGTGCAGCGCATCCTCCACGCTGTGTTTGAACACGGGCGCGATCGCCGCACCACTCGTGTCAAAGAAAGCGTGAATTTGCGTCACAGTAGCGCTAAAGGCCAAATTAATTGGAACGTCTTGCCCCCAGAAGTGCAACACGAACTCGAAGAACAGCTGTCTACCATCGTGGGACATCTGGGTGATCGAGAAAAAGTCTCCCAAGAAGCTGAGGAGGATCTGGCAGGGTTAAAGAAAGCCGGTGCAATGAAAGAGCGCACCGGCGAAACATTTCCCGGACTGATCACCGGCGTTCAGTCTTACGGCTTCTTTGTGGAAATTGAAGAATTGCTGGTGGAAGGATTGGTTCATGTCTCTTCTTTGAAAGATGACTGGTATGAATACCGTTCTCGCCAGCAAACCTTGGTGGGACGCAAGAACCGCAAGCAATACCGGCTCGGCGATCGCGTGGAAGTTCAAGTCAAGAGTGTGGATTACTACCGGCAACAAATAGACTTGGTTGCGGTTGGTGGCGGCAGTGAAGCCACAAATGGAGATGACGAGGAGCCTGAGCGTTCCACTTACAACCCTTATCTGGAGGTTGATCGTTAA
- the clpP gene encoding ATP-dependent Clp endopeptidase proteolytic subunit ClpP — translation MRQQAGSMIPIVIEQSGRGERAFDIYSRLLRERIIFLGSQIDSDLANLIVAQLLFLEAEDPDKDIYLYINSPGGSVTAGMGIFDTMNHIRSDVSTICVGLAASMGAFLLSAGTKGKRMSLPHSRIMIHQPLGGAQGQATDIEIQAKEILYHKRRLNEHLAAHTGQPIEKIAEDTERDFFMSPEESRQYGLIDQVIDRRPSATRPVAVG, via the coding sequence TTGCGTCAACAGGCAGGCTCCATGATTCCTATCGTTATCGAACAGTCAGGTCGTGGCGAACGCGCTTTCGACATCTATTCGCGACTCCTGCGTGAGCGCATCATCTTTCTCGGATCGCAAATTGATTCCGACTTGGCAAACTTGATTGTTGCTCAACTGCTTTTTCTAGAAGCTGAAGATCCGGACAAGGATATTTACCTCTACATCAACTCTCCAGGCGGTTCGGTGACAGCCGGCATGGGTATTTTTGACACCATGAACCACATTCGCTCGGATGTGTCTACGATTTGCGTCGGCCTAGCTGCCAGTATGGGAGCCTTCTTGCTCAGTGCCGGCACAAAGGGTAAGCGGATGAGTCTGCCCCATTCTCGGATTATGATTCACCAACCCCTCGGTGGCGCTCAGGGGCAAGCAACGGATATCGAAATTCAAGCCAAGGAAATATTATACCACAAACGGCGACTGAATGAGCATCTAGCCGCCCACACCGGCCAACCCATAGAGAAAATTGCAGAAGATACCGAACGGGATTTCTTCATGTCCCCCGAAGAATCCAGGCAATATGGTCTCATCGATCAAGTGATTGATCGTCGTCCCTCTGCAACTCGTCCAGTTGCAGTCGGCTAA